A stretch of the Actinomycetota bacterium genome encodes the following:
- the pyrF gene encoding orotidine-5'-phosphate decarboxylase, whose translation MTRNEGREARNPLIVALDVSSREEAIRLCHALRNKIEIFKVGLQLFLACGPGIVHIVHALGGKVFLDLKFFDVPNQVSNACREIVRMGVEMFTLHTLGGFEMMREAATVTRKMAMELEVKAPIILGVTILTSFDQQELQALGTSEKITSQVVHLASLAKDAGLDGVVASPLEISAIRKALGKDIIIVTPGVRPKWTIYDDQKRVLTPVEAMKLGASYIVVGRPIIQSSDPVQAASQILMEIGGMSS comes from the coding sequence ATGACGAGGAACGAGGGGCGAGAAGCGAGAAATCCATTGATAGTAGCCCTTGATGTTTCCAGTAGAGAAGAGGCCATTCGACTTTGCCACGCTTTGAGGAATAAGATTGAGATATTTAAAGTTGGCTTACAGTTATTCCTAGCTTGTGGACCGGGTATTGTACACATCGTCCATGCCTTAGGTGGGAAGGTATTCCTAGATCTTAAATTCTTTGATGTTCCTAACCAGGTATCGAACGCCTGTCGAGAGATTGTGCGGATGGGTGTGGAGATGTTTACCCTCCACACCCTCGGCGGATTTGAAATGATGAGGGAAGCCGCCACGGTTACCAGGAAAATGGCAATGGAATTAGAGGTAAAGGCTCCCATTATCTTAGGAGTCACCATTCTAACGAGCTTTGACCAGCAAGAGCTACAGGCATTGGGAACATCGGAGAAAATCACATCTCAAGTCGTGCATTTAGCGTCCCTGGCCAAGGATGCGGGACTTGATGGAGTTGTCGCATCTCCCCTTGAGATATCCGCAATTCGGAAAGCTCTGGGGAAAGATATCATCATCGTAACTCCGGGTGTACGTCCGAAATGGACTATTTATGATGACCAAAAGCGTGTTCTAACACCGGTGGAAGCCATGAAGTTGGGGGCCTCCTATATCGTAGTGGGTAGGCCAATCATCCAATCGAGCGATCCGGTTCAGGCAGCATCTCAAATCCTAATGGAGATAGGGGGAATGTCCTCTTGA
- the pyrE gene encoding orotate phosphoribosyltransferase yields the protein MIPEEVLKILGEKGAILRGHFQLSSGRHSDTYLQCAMVCQYPDVTNALARELAIPHQKSEVNVVITPAIGGIILGYAVAQFLGCRMVFAERERKKLSLRRGFSIKAGEKVLVVEDVVTTGGTIKEMIDLVKGYGGEVIGVASLIDRSEDEVFEKPLHSLVKMKIKSYSSEDCPLCKRGIPISIPGSRGIIK from the coding sequence TTGATCCCAGAGGAAGTGCTCAAAATCTTGGGGGAGAAGGGTGCCATCCTTAGGGGTCATTTTCAACTTTCCTCGGGACGCCACAGTGATACTTATCTTCAGTGCGCCATGGTATGTCAATATCCCGATGTAACCAATGCCCTTGCGAGGGAGCTCGCCATTCCCCATCAAAAGAGTGAAGTGAATGTGGTAATAACACCTGCCATCGGCGGAATCATCCTGGGTTACGCCGTGGCTCAATTTTTAGGCTGTCGAATGGTATTCGCTGAAAGAGAGAGGAAGAAATTGTCTCTTCGGCGTGGTTTTTCGATTAAAGCGGGTGAAAAAGTACTTGTAGTTGAGGATGTAGTGACGACGGGGGGAACCATTAAAGAGATGATCGATTTAGTCAAAGGATATGGGGGAGAAGTCATAGGTGTAGCAAGCTTAATTGATCGAAGTGAGGACGAGGTGTTCGAAAAACCCCTTCACTCTCTCGTTAAAATGAAAATTAAATCTTATTCCTCTGAAGATTGTCCCCTGTGTAAGAGGGGAATTCCCATCTCCATACCTGGTAGCCGTGGAATAATTAAATAA
- a CDS encoding dihydroorotate dehydrogenase gives MKPDLSIDLAGIKMKNPVMNASGPFGCGREYAQFIDLSELGAIVVKSITLKEQRGNPPPRICETASGILNSIGLQNKGVDRFIREDLPHLRNYNVPIIVNVAGGTIDEYVAVCDRLNHVHGVSGIELNISCPNVKKGGAIFGSSSRLASKVVREVRRVTNLPLIVKLTPNVTDIVKIARSVEIAGADGVSLINTLLGMCIDVETFRPELASIVGGLSGPAIKPIAIRMVWQVAQATNIPIIGMGGIASVKDAIEFFLAGATAIAIGTANLIDPRITIEIIRGLEKFLEEKGFETIWEIVGKVRID, from the coding sequence ATGAAACCAGATTTGAGCATCGATTTAGCTGGAATTAAGATGAAGAATCCGGTGATGAACGCGTCAGGTCCTTTTGGTTGCGGCCGGGAGTATGCCCAGTTCATAGACTTAAGTGAGCTGGGAGCGATCGTGGTTAAAAGTATTACCCTGAAAGAACAAAGGGGTAATCCACCTCCCCGAATCTGCGAAACTGCCTCTGGTATTCTTAACTCCATAGGACTTCAAAATAAGGGTGTCGATCGCTTCATCCGAGAGGATTTGCCACATCTTAGAAATTATAATGTTCCAATTATCGTCAATGTTGCGGGGGGCACCATCGATGAATACGTCGCCGTCTGTGATAGGCTAAATCATGTCCATGGGGTCTCCGGAATTGAACTCAATATCTCCTGCCCCAATGTGAAGAAGGGTGGAGCAATCTTCGGTTCCAGTTCAAGATTAGCATCGAAGGTTGTTAGAGAGGTAAGGAGGGTGACCAACTTACCCCTCATTGTCAAACTCACTCCAAATGTCACTGATATCGTCAAGATAGCCAGGTCCGTCGAGATTGCAGGAGCTGATGGTGTATCACTGATCAATACCCTATTAGGGATGTGCATAGATGTGGAAACTTTTCGTCCAGAATTGGCGAGCATTGTTGGAGGTCTTTCCGGTCCAGCCATAAAGCCCATAGCTATAAGAATGGTTTGGCAGGTTGCCCAGGCCACCAATATTCCCATCATAGGCATGGGTGGAATCGCGAGCGTGAAAGATGCGATCGAGTTTTTTTTGGCGGGAGCAACCGCCATCGCCATTGGAACAGCCAATTTAATCGATCCCCGGATAACCATCGAAATCATCAGGGGGTTGGAAAAGTTCTTGGAAGAAAAAGGGTTTGAAACCATCTGGGAGATTGTGGGGAAAGTAAGGATAGATTAA
- the mihF gene encoding integration host factor, actinobacterial type — protein MPLPRLSDAERRDALRKAGEIRQKRARLKRRLKEGETTLVEVLNKSSDPVVARMKVSSLLESLPKVGKARSQKIMKEIGISASRRVQGLGSKQRERLINMLT, from the coding sequence ATGCCACTACCGAGACTTTCTGACGCAGAGAGAAGAGATGCTTTGAGAAAAGCCGGAGAGATAAGGCAGAAAAGAGCGCGGCTCAAAAGAAGACTGAAGGAGGGAGAAACCACTCTAGTTGAGGTTTTGAACAAATCTTCAGATCCCGTCGTAGCAAGGATGAAAGTTAGTAGCTTGCTCGAGTCGCTTCCCAAGGTAGGAAAGGCCCGCAGCCAGAAGATCATGAAGGAGATAGGTATAAGCGCTTCTCGCAGGGTACAAGGTTTGGGTTCGAAGCAGCGTGAGCGTTTGATCAATATGCTCACCTAA